The uncultured Bacteroides sp. genome has a segment encoding these proteins:
- a CDS encoding dihydrolipoamide acetyltransferase family protein, translating to MATFEIKMPKLGESITEGTIMTWSVKVGDIIKEDDILFEVSTAKVSAEIPSPVDGKILKLLFKEGDTVAVGTVVAIVQLDGDSDEEAPEEITEKALSKEESTVTSSSSSAPISNVKEEDARWLSPIVLQIAQEAQLSQEELDTIPGTGYSGRLSKKDIKDYVDQKKKGVQPSVRTAEPKAVAEAKQTFEAKLVAEVKPAIESRSATVSETKSASAPLLSIPVSEGDEVVEMDFVRHIIADHMVLSKNVSPHVTTVVEVDVTKLVRWRERNKEAFARREGISLTYMPAIVEAVTKALQEFRYVNASVDGYRMILKKKINIGVAVSLNDGNLIVPVIHNADKLSLSGLAGSIDTLAAKARNNKLSPDDIQGGTFTITNFGTFKNIIGTPIINQPEVAILGVGYIEKKPAVVETPEGDTIAIRHKMYLSLSYDHRIVNGAMGGAFLKRIADYLENWNA from the coding sequence ATGGCTACATTTGAAATAAAAATGCCCAAACTGGGCGAAAGTATTACTGAAGGTACCATTATGACATGGTCAGTAAAAGTAGGCGATATTATTAAAGAAGACGATATATTGTTTGAAGTGAGCACAGCCAAGGTGAGTGCTGAAATTCCTTCTCCGGTAGATGGAAAGATTCTAAAACTTCTTTTCAAGGAAGGAGATACTGTTGCAGTAGGTACTGTGGTTGCTATTGTACAACTTGATGGCGATTCTGATGAAGAGGCTCCGGAGGAAATTACAGAAAAGGCTCTATCAAAAGAAGAGAGTACCGTAACATCTTCAAGCTCTTCTGCACCAATAAGTAATGTGAAGGAAGAGGATGCCAGATGGCTTTCTCCTATTGTACTTCAGATTGCTCAGGAAGCACAACTGTCTCAGGAAGAGCTGGATACTATTCCTGGTACAGGCTATTCCGGTCGATTAAGTAAAAAAGATATTAAAGACTATGTAGATCAGAAAAAGAAAGGTGTTCAACCGTCTGTTCGTACAGCAGAGCCAAAGGCTGTTGCTGAAGCAAAACAGACTTTTGAGGCTAAATTGGTAGCAGAGGTTAAACCCGCCATTGAATCCAGGTCTGCAACAGTCAGTGAAACAAAGTCTGCGTCGGCTCCGTTACTTTCAATTCCAGTATCTGAGGGTGATGAGGTTGTTGAGATGGACTTTGTCCGCCATATAATTGCCGATCATATGGTTCTTTCTAAGAATGTATCACCACATGTTACTACCGTGGTCGAGGTTGATGTAACCAAGCTTGTCCGCTGGCGTGAGCGCAATAAAGAGGCTTTCGCACGTCGTGAAGGTATATCACTTACATACATGCCCGCTATTGTGGAAGCCGTAACGAAAGCGTTGCAGGAATTCCGTTATGTAAATGCTTCGGTTGATGGCTATCGCATGATTCTGAAGAAAAAAATAAATATTGGTGTTGCGGTATCACTCAATGATGGAAACCTTATTGTTCCCGTTATTCATAATGCAGATAAGTTAAGCCTAAGCGGACTTGCCGGCAGTATAGATACTCTTGCCGCCAAAGCCCGTAATAATAAACTTTCCCCCGATGATATTCAGGGTGGAACTTTCACCATTACTAACTTTGGAACTTTCAAGAATATCATAGGTACACCAATCATTAATCAACCGGAGGTAGCTATTCTTGGTGTAGGTTATATTGAGAAAAAACCTGCTGTAGTAGAAACTCCCGAAGGAGATACTATTGCTATCCGTCACAAGATGTATCTTTCACTATCTTATGATCACCGTATAGTGAATGGTGCTATGGGAGGTGCTTTTCTGAAACGCATTGCTGACTATCTTGAAAACTGGAATGCCTGA
- the lpdA gene encoding dihydrolipoyl dehydrogenase has translation MKYELAIIGGGPAGYNAAERAAANGLKTVLFEKNAIGGVCLNEGCIPTKTLLYSAKILDNIKSASKYGILVDGNPTFDFEKIMSRKNKVVKKLTSGVEMKLKAHGVHIVEGTATVLGEKDDTINISCNNEVYSVKYLLLCAGSETVIPPIKGLSETEYWTSKEALELKALPNSLAIIGGGVIGMEFASFFNSMGVKVTVIEMMPEILGVMDKETSAMLRADYTKKGVRFLVDTKVTEVSAGKVFVERNGKSETIDVEKILMSVGRRPVTANLGIEKLKIELQRSGVKVNEFMQTSHPRVYACGDITGYSLLAHTAIREGEVAVNHILGIDDKMNYDAIPGVVYTNPELAGAGKTEEELTASGINYHVLKLPMAYSGRFVAENEPGNGLCKLITDDDDRIIGCHLLGNPASELIMSMSMAIEKGYTVDELKKQIFPHPTVSEIIRETLFA, from the coding sequence ATGAAATATGAACTAGCAATTATAGGTGGCGGACCTGCAGGCTATAACGCTGCGGAAAGAGCTGCTGCAAACGGACTGAAAACAGTTCTTTTTGAGAAGAATGCAATTGGAGGTGTATGCCTCAATGAAGGTTGCATTCCTACCAAAACATTGTTATATTCGGCTAAGATTCTGGATAATATAAAAAGTGCTTCAAAATATGGAATCCTTGTAGATGGCAATCCTACTTTTGACTTTGAGAAAATTATGAGCCGCAAGAATAAAGTAGTCAAGAAACTTACTTCCGGAGTTGAAATGAAATTGAAGGCTCATGGTGTTCATATTGTGGAGGGTACAGCTACTGTCTTGGGTGAAAAGGATGATACTATCAATATATCTTGTAATAATGAGGTATATTCAGTAAAGTATTTGTTGCTCTGCGCCGGCTCCGAAACAGTAATTCCGCCTATTAAAGGTTTATCCGAAACCGAATACTGGACTTCAAAAGAAGCTCTGGAACTCAAAGCGTTGCCAAATTCTCTTGCCATTATAGGAGGAGGAGTAATAGGAATGGAGTTTGCCTCATTTTTCAACAGCATGGGTGTTAAAGTTACTGTTATTGAAATGATGCCCGAAATACTGGGGGTAATGGATAAGGAAACATCTGCTATGCTTAGGGCTGATTACACCAAGAAGGGTGTACGCTTTTTAGTTGACACGAAAGTTACGGAAGTATCTGCCGGTAAAGTTTTTGTTGAAAGGAATGGTAAGTCCGAAACAATAGACGTTGAAAAGATTCTGATGAGTGTAGGGCGAAGGCCTGTTACTGCAAATTTAGGAATTGAGAAGCTCAAGATTGAACTTCAGAGAAGCGGAGTGAAAGTTAATGAGTTTATGCAGACAAGTCACCCCCGTGTTTATGCTTGTGGTGATATTACCGGTTATTCTTTACTTGCGCATACCGCTATTCGCGAGGGCGAAGTGGCTGTCAACCATATCCTGGGTATAGACGATAAAATGAATTACGATGCTATTCCCGGAGTTGTATATACTAATCCAGAGCTCGCTGGAGCAGGAAAAACGGAAGAGGAGTTAACTGCAAGTGGCATCAATTATCATGTATTGAAACTGCCCATGGCCTATTCCGGACGATTCGTTGCTGAAAATGAACCAGGCAACGGACTCTGTAAACTGATAACAGATGATGATGATCGCATAATAGGATGTCATCTGTTAGGCAATCCGGCATCGGAGCTGATTATGAGCATGAGTATGGCTATTGAGAAAGGATATACGGTAGATGAACTGAAGAAACAGATATTCCCGCATCCCACAGTCAGTGAAATTATTCGTGAGACTCTGTTTGCATAG
- a CDS encoding very short patch repair endonuclease: protein MSDAHSKGTRSYNMSMIKGKNTKPEMIVRKFLFSKGFRYRVNLKELPGKPDIVLRKYRTVIFINGCFWHGHESCKYFVIPKTRTEWWRAKIDKNIARDAEVRDKLRSMGWRTMVVWECQLKPKQRENTLNEIALLLEKTYLELYKN from the coding sequence ATGTCCGACGCTCATTCCAAAGGAACACGAAGTTACAATATGTCTATGATTAAAGGCAAAAATACAAAGCCTGAGATGATAGTCCGGAAGTTTCTTTTCAGTAAAGGATTCCGCTATCGTGTCAATTTGAAAGAACTACCAGGAAAACCGGATATTGTATTGCGTAAATATAGAACTGTGATTTTTATAAATGGATGCTTCTGGCATGGACACGAAAGTTGTAAATACTTTGTTATTCCTAAAACACGAACTGAATGGTGGAGAGCTAAGATTGATAAGAATATTGCCCGTGATGCAGAAGTAAGAGATAAACTTCGTTCTATGGGGTGGCGGACTATGGTTGTCTGGGAATGTCAGCTTAAGCCAAAACAGCGTGAAAATACATTGAATGAAATTGCATTGCTTCTTGAAAAAACATATCTAGAACTTTATAAGAACTGA
- a CDS encoding thiamine pyrophosphate-dependent enzyme: protein MKKFDIKTTDKATLKKWYHLMTLGRALDEKAPAYLLQSLGWSFHAPYAGHDGIQLAMGQVFTKGEDFLFPYYRDMLAALSAGMTAEEVILNGLSKATDLTSGGRHMSNHFAKMEWNIENISSATGTQDLHAVGVARAMVYYGHKGVVITSHGEASVSEGFVYEAINGASTECLPVIFVIQDNGFGISVPKKDQTANRKVAANFSGFKNLKIIYCNGKDVFDSVNAMTEAREYAISTHNPVIVHANCVRIGSHSNSDKQTLYRDENELSYVKAADPLYKFRRMLLRYERFTEDELKKIEEEAKKELSASNKKAIAAPDPDASTVLDFVLPEPYLPKVYTDGTHNKEGEKTNLVTAINETLKAEFRYNPDTFLWGQDVANKDKGGVFNVTKGLQQEFGIKRVFNAPIAEDYIIGTANGMSRFDPKIRIVIEGAEFADYFWPGVEQYVECTHEYWRSNGQFVPNVTVRLASGGYIGGGLYHSQTLEGALTTLPGARIVYPSFADDAAGLLRTSMRSKGFTLFLEPKALYNAVEAATVVPDDFEVPFGKARIRREGTDISIITYGNTTHFCLAVAERLAKEHNWSVEVIDLRSLIPLDKETIFESVKKTSKVLVVHEDKVFSGFGAEIAAMIGTEMFRYLDAPIQRVGSIFTPVGFHPNFEKAILPGEDRIYKAAKELLEY, encoded by the coding sequence ATGAAAAAGTTCGATATAAAGACAACTGATAAAGCGACTCTCAAAAAATGGTACCATCTGATGACACTTGGCAGAGCATTGGATGAGAAAGCACCTGCCTATTTATTGCAATCATTGGGGTGGTCGTTTCATGCACCTTATGCCGGTCATGATGGCATTCAGCTTGCTATGGGGCAGGTATTTACAAAAGGAGAAGATTTTCTGTTCCCTTATTATCGTGATATGCTTGCTGCGCTTTCTGCCGGGATGACTGCAGAGGAGGTAATCCTCAACGGACTGTCAAAAGCAACCGACCTCACAAGTGGAGGGCGACACATGTCCAATCATTTTGCAAAGATGGAGTGGAACATAGAGAATATTTCATCGGCCACAGGTACTCAGGACCTTCATGCTGTTGGTGTGGCTCGTGCAATGGTCTATTATGGTCATAAAGGAGTGGTCATTACTTCTCATGGCGAGGCTTCAGTATCCGAAGGGTTTGTTTATGAAGCTATAAACGGAGCAAGTACAGAATGTTTACCTGTAATCTTCGTAATTCAGGATAACGGTTTTGGTATATCTGTTCCTAAAAAAGATCAGACAGCCAATCGTAAAGTTGCTGCTAACTTTTCCGGATTCAAGAATCTCAAAATCATTTATTGCAATGGCAAAGATGTGTTCGATTCCGTGAATGCCATGACCGAGGCCCGCGAATATGCAATCTCCACACATAATCCTGTTATTGTTCATGCAAACTGTGTGCGTATTGGTTCACACTCCAATTCCGATAAACAGACACTGTATCGTGATGAAAATGAATTATCTTATGTGAAAGCTGCCGATCCGCTATATAAATTCCGGCGGATGCTATTGCGTTACGAGCGATTTACGGAAGATGAACTTAAGAAGATTGAGGAAGAAGCAAAGAAAGAACTGAGTGCATCCAATAAAAAAGCCATTGCTGCACCCGATCCCGACGCATCAACGGTTCTCGATTTTGTACTTCCTGAACCCTATCTTCCTAAAGTCTACACTGATGGAACTCACAACAAGGAGGGAGAAAAGACGAACCTTGTCACTGCCATCAATGAAACATTAAAGGCTGAGTTCAGATACAATCCTGATACTTTTTTGTGGGGACAGGATGTTGCTAACAAAGATAAAGGTGGTGTGTTTAATGTAACCAAAGGCTTGCAACAGGAGTTTGGCATAAAGCGAGTATTTAATGCACCAATAGCAGAAGATTATATTATTGGTACAGCTAATGGAATGAGCCGTTTCGATCCTAAAATACGAATTGTAATAGAGGGAGCCGAGTTTGCCGATTATTTCTGGCCGGGTGTTGAGCAATATGTTGAGTGTACACACGAATACTGGAGGAGCAATGGTCAGTTTGTCCCAAATGTAACAGTACGTCTTGCTTCCGGAGGTTATATTGGCGGAGGATTGTATCATTCGCAAACACTTGAAGGAGCACTAACCACACTCCCCGGTGCCCGCATTGTATATCCTTCCTTTGCCGATGATGCAGCAGGATTATTACGTACCAGTATGCGCTCCAAAGGATTCACGTTATTCCTTGAACCAAAAGCATTGTATAATGCCGTTGAGGCTGCCACTGTAGTTCCCGATGATTTTGAAGTTCCTTTTGGGAAAGCCAGGATTCGTCGTGAAGGTACAGATATTAGCATTATTACTTACGGAAATACAACTCATTTCTGCCTTGCAGTAGCAGAGCGTCTGGCAAAGGAGCATAACTGGAGCGTGGAGGTAATAGATCTTCGTTCACTGATTCCGCTTGATAAAGAGACTATCTTTGAGTCTGTAAAGAAAACCAGTAAGGTATTGGTAGTGCACGAAGATAAAGTCTTTTCAGGATTTGGGGCAGAGATTGCGGCAATGATCGGAACAGAAATGTTTCGTTATCTGGATGCACCTATTCAGCGGGTAGGTTCAATCTTTACGCCGGTGGGATTCCATCCAAATTTTGAAAAAGCCATTCTTCCTGGCGAAGATCGTATATATAAGGCAGCAAAAGAGTTACTTGAATATTAA
- a CDS encoding helix-turn-helix transcriptional regulator, whose translation MEYLSLSEYVKQMRKQYNLTQVELSEKSGVGLRFVRELERGKQSLRLDKVNQILNLFGSEVGVVPMNKDNLGV comes from the coding sequence ATGGAATATCTATCTCTTTCTGAATACGTAAAACAGATGCGTAAACAGTATAATCTTACGCAAGTTGAACTATCCGAGAAATCGGGCGTAGGACTGCGTTTTGTGCGTGAGCTGGAACGAGGAAAGCAGTCTTTACGTCTTGACAAAGTAAATCAGATTCTGAATCTTTTTGGTTCGGAAGTGGGTGTTGTGCCTATGAATAAAGATAACCTTGGTGTATGA
- a CDS encoding HipA domain-containing protein, which yields MGKCLYCYKETEEGHDFHPACAKKIFGTTTAPLLPYDRKDLVTLGEQVVRSKTILTGVQAKLSVDIDNTRKGESERLTIVGLWGRFILKPQTEQYRNLPEVEDLTMHLAEIAKIKVVPHSLIRFKDGELCYITRRIDRDKNGKKFPMEDMCQLSERLTEYKYKGSYEQIAKVIFKYSNTAKLDVINFWEQVLFSWITGNADMHLKNFSLYSITKGFYSLTPGYDMLSTTLVMPEDTEELALNLNGKKKKLKKEDFIKAFKASGLEDKIIGNIFNKFDKISPKWLVFIDNSFLPDDMKEIYKNLITDQLNKLKTNQ from the coding sequence ATGGGAAAGTGCTTGTATTGTTATAAAGAAACTGAAGAAGGTCACGACTTCCATCCCGCCTGTGCGAAAAAAATATTCGGAACTACAACAGCTCCGCTTCTTCCTTATGACCGCAAAGATCTTGTAACATTGGGAGAACAGGTAGTAAGGAGTAAAACAATCTTGACCGGAGTGCAGGCTAAATTATCTGTAGACATAGATAACACCCGGAAAGGTGAATCTGAACGACTTACAATTGTAGGATTATGGGGACGTTTTATACTAAAACCTCAAACGGAACAATACAGAAATCTTCCCGAAGTGGAGGATTTAACAATGCATCTGGCCGAAATAGCAAAAATCAAAGTGGTGCCTCATTCACTGATACGATTTAAAGATGGCGAGCTGTGCTATATAACCAGAAGGATTGACAGAGATAAGAATGGAAAGAAGTTTCCCATGGAAGATATGTGTCAGTTATCTGAACGGCTAACTGAGTACAAATATAAAGGGTCTTATGAACAGATAGCAAAGGTTATATTCAAATATTCAAATACTGCCAAACTTGATGTTATTAATTTCTGGGAACAGGTTCTGTTTTCATGGATTACCGGGAATGCAGACATGCATCTCAAAAATTTCTCCCTATATAGTATTACTAAAGGGTTTTATTCATTAACCCCCGGATATGATATGCTTTCAACTACTCTGGTAATGCCCGAAGATACAGAGGAACTGGCTTTAAACCTGAATGGAAAGAAAAAGAAGTTAAAGAAAGAGGATTTTATCAAGGCTTTTAAAGCTTCGGGACTTGAAGATAAAATTATTGGAAACATCTTTAACAAGTTTGATAAGATTTCACCTAAGTGGTTGGTTTTCATTGACAATTCATTTTTACCGGATGATATGAAAGAGATATATAAGAATCTTATCACTGATCAGTTGAATAAACTAAAAACAAATCAATAG
- a CDS encoding biotin/lipoate A/B protein ligase family protein — MLCINNSHTDACFNLAAEEYLLRSFSENIFMLWQNEPSVIIGKHQNVWAEVNLDFVRDNHIKVVRRYSGGGAVYHDAGNLNFTFIENSSNTDFNKYATQIQNLLKEIGIDAKTDERRALTVNGLKISGSAQCIHKNRVMYHSTLLFSTNLANLSAALLPHPSQLENQEANQRPAYVKSVRSVVTNIREYIPGSMQINDLKNVIMNYFMDNKTDNKTYTFSKKDIEAIRQLREEKYSTSDWIFNASYLK, encoded by the coding sequence ATGCTTTGCATAAATAATTCGCATACCGATGCCTGTTTCAATCTGGCTGCAGAAGAATACCTCCTTCGTTCCTTCTCAGAAAATATTTTTATGCTATGGCAAAATGAGCCATCAGTCATTATAGGTAAACATCAGAATGTATGGGCTGAGGTTAACCTGGATTTTGTAAGAGACAATCACATAAAAGTGGTTCGTCGGTATTCGGGGGGTGGGGCAGTATATCACGATGCCGGTAATCTTAACTTTACCTTTATTGAAAACAGTAGCAATACCGATTTCAATAAATACGCAACTCAGATTCAGAACCTTCTTAAAGAGATAGGAATAGATGCAAAGACTGATGAACGAAGAGCTCTTACTGTCAATGGTTTAAAGATATCCGGAAGTGCACAGTGTATTCATAAGAACAGAGTGATGTATCATTCTACACTCCTTTTTTCAACAAATCTGGCAAATCTGTCCGCTGCTTTATTGCCCCATCCTTCGCAGCTTGAAAACCAAGAAGCAAATCAGCGTCCTGCTTATGTAAAATCAGTCCGGAGTGTGGTAACCAATATCCGGGAATATATACCCGGCTCAATGCAAATCAATGATTTAAAGAATGTAATAATGAATTATTTTATGGACAACAAGACCGATAACAAGACATATACTTTTAGCAAAAAAGATATAGAAGCCATCAGGCAGTTAAGAGAGGAGAAGTATTCCACTTCCGATTGGATTTTTAATGCATCATATTTAAAATAA
- a CDS encoding flavodoxin yields MKKIGLFYGTSTKKTAGIAQQIQAAFGEADLDIVPIESAWKEDFLAYNYLIVGTSTWFDGELPTYWDEVMPELTALELQDKKVAIFGLGDQVNYPDNFVDGIGVLAEAFETAGAKIVGLTSPEGYTFNQSHALKDGKLQGLALDIENQSDQTEKRIKDWVEQLKKEFA; encoded by the coding sequence ATGAAAAAGATTGGATTATTTTATGGAACAAGCACAAAGAAAACAGCCGGTATAGCGCAACAGATACAAGCAGCATTTGGCGAAGCCGACCTGGATATTGTTCCTATTGAGAGTGCGTGGAAGGAAGATTTTCTGGCTTATAACTATTTGATAGTAGGCACTTCCACGTGGTTTGATGGCGAGTTGCCCACTTACTGGGATGAGGTAATGCCAGAACTTACAGCTTTAGAACTTCAGGATAAAAAAGTAGCGATCTTCGGTCTTGGAGATCAGGTTAACTATCCTGATAATTTTGTTGACGGAATAGGTGTTCTGGCAGAAGCCTTTGAAACAGCAGGAGCAAAAATTGTAGGGCTGACTTCTCCGGAGGGGTATACCTTTAATCAGTCTCATGCGCTAAAAGATGGTAAACTTCAGGGACTGGCTCTGGATATTGAGAATCAGTCAGATCAGACAGAAAAAAGAATCAAGGATTGGGTAGAACAACTAAAGAAAGAATTTGCATAA
- the dcm gene encoding DNA (cytosine-5-)-methyltransferase, whose translation MISENKNKEIPIIDLFAGPGGLAEGFSSVLVNEKRFFKIKLSIEKEENAHKTLELRSFCRQFAPGELPPEYYDVLKEANLYERDKKIQLLYKNYSEEYSCAKNEAWLAELGEDNFPPELIDKRINNVLNGFKNWVLIGGPPCQAYSLAGRSRVGGIDMDDKRVYLYQQYLRIIATHQPAVFVMENVKGLLSAKITEEGQEDISIFEMIKEDLRDPSIIFPETNSKKYRIHSLVTSDVKDNKDYLIKTELYGIPQKRHRVILLGIREDIAIAPGILEQKAEITLKSVIGNLPAIRSGLGREIISSQIINGKRKRIYRDIPDSQENWEIYIQKYKERLLKMPHSVIAPDMKEIKAPVLGIGSEYLKAGQTIDAYHPLRTWFIDKEMDGITHHISRAHLVEDLERYLFASSYTQSEKNFPRMRDYERLSPSIMPDHDNAKTGKFEDRFRVQLPDIAATTVTCHISKDGHYFIHYDPKQCRSFTVREAARVQTFPDNYLFCGARTAQFHQVGNAVPPYLAYQIGVIVKDLLIKIL comes from the coding sequence ATGATATCAGAAAACAAAAATAAAGAGATACCTATAATTGATTTGTTTGCAGGACCCGGTGGGTTGGCTGAAGGATTTTCTTCGGTATTGGTAAATGAAAAACGTTTTTTCAAAATAAAACTTTCCATTGAGAAAGAAGAGAATGCACATAAAACATTAGAATTAAGAAGTTTTTGTCGTCAGTTCGCTCCAGGGGAATTGCCACCTGAATATTATGATGTTCTAAAAGAGGCTAATTTGTATGAACGTGATAAAAAGATCCAATTATTATATAAAAATTATTCTGAAGAATATAGCTGTGCAAAAAATGAGGCTTGGCTAGCTGAATTAGGAGAAGATAATTTCCCCCCGGAACTCATAGATAAGAGAATTAATAATGTTCTGAATGGATTTAAAAACTGGGTACTTATTGGAGGTCCACCATGTCAGGCATACTCTTTGGCCGGCAGATCTAGGGTTGGTGGTATTGATATGGATGATAAACGCGTTTATCTTTATCAACAATATCTGCGAATTATTGCTACACATCAACCAGCGGTATTTGTGATGGAAAATGTGAAAGGTCTACTTTCTGCAAAAATCACAGAAGAAGGTCAAGAGGATATTAGTATTTTTGAAATGATTAAGGAAGACCTGAGAGATCCTTCTATTATTTTTCCTGAAACTAATAGTAAAAAATACAGAATCCATTCTTTAGTAACTTCCGATGTAAAAGATAATAAAGATTACCTTATAAAAACAGAGTTGTATGGAATACCACAAAAACGTCATAGGGTAATTCTTTTGGGAATTCGGGAAGATATTGCAATTGCACCTGGTATCTTGGAGCAAAAGGCAGAAATAACGCTAAAATCTGTTATCGGCAATTTACCTGCCATTAGGAGTGGGTTAGGGCGAGAAATCATTTCTTCCCAAATTATCAATGGAAAAAGGAAAAGAATATATCGTGACATACCTGATTCTCAGGAAAATTGGGAAATATATATTCAAAAGTATAAAGAGAGATTATTAAAAATGCCTCATTCAGTAATTGCTCCTGATATGAAAGAGATTAAAGCTCCTGTATTAGGTATAGGAAGCGAGTACTTGAAAGCAGGCCAAACCATAGATGCTTACCACCCACTAAGAACTTGGTTCATAGACAAAGAAATGGATGGAATTACGCATCATATTTCCAGAGCCCACTTGGTTGAAGACTTAGAACGCTATCTGTTTGCAAGTTCATATACTCAGTCTGAGAAAAATTTCCCTCGTATGAGAGATTATGAAAGACTTAGTCCTTCGATCATGCCTGATCATGACAATGCAAAAACAGGAAAATTCGAAGACCGTTTTCGTGTACAGCTACCTGATATTGCTGCAACTACAGTTACCTGCCATATATCAAAAGATGGTCATTATTTTATTCACTATGATCCAAAACAATGCAGGAGTTTCACCGTCAGAGAAGCAGCGAGGGTTCAAACATTTCCTGATAATTATCTTTTCTGTGGTGCAAGGACTGCACAGTTTCATCAGGTTGGGAATGCTGTACCACCGTATTTGGCATATCAGATTGGAGTAATTGTGAAAGATTTGCTGAT
- a CDS encoding HipA N-terminal domain-containing protein: protein MKQAKIQIHNQLAGILTEDENGFTFCYDDSYLKQEDAEAISLTLPLTDKTYHSSVLFPFFDGLIPEGWLLGIAERSWKISQRDRMSLLMACCKDCIGAVSVIPIEEEE from the coding sequence ATGAAGCAGGCAAAAATACAAATACATAACCAGCTAGCCGGTATACTAACAGAGGACGAGAATGGATTTACTTTCTGTTATGACGACAGCTATCTGAAACAGGAAGATGCTGAAGCCATAAGTCTGACATTACCTCTAACGGATAAGACTTATCACAGTAGTGTGCTCTTTCCTTTTTTTGACGGACTGATTCCTGAAGGATGGCTGCTTGGTATAGCAGAACGCAGCTGGAAAATAAGTCAGCGAGACAGGATGTCTTTATTAATGGCCTGCTGTAAAGATTGCATTGGCGCTGTTAGTGTTATACCTATTGAGGAGGAGGAATAA